A stretch of DNA from Elusimicrobiota bacterium:
CAAGGACAGCTTCATGAACGTAATGCCCATACATCCCTTTCCCTCCGAACTTAGGGAGTAAGGCAGGATGGATATTCAATATTTTCCCATGGAAATGTTTTACAAATCCGGATGATAGTTTTAGTAAGTACCCTGCGAGGATTACAAGCCCAACATCATGATTCACAAGTTCGGTTTTCACTGCGGAATGATACTCATTATTATCCCCAAACTTTTTGCGCTCAAGGAAGACTGCGGGGATCCCGTGTTTACTTGCGCGTTCAAGCGCGTATGCGTCTGAACGGTTCGATATAACAACCACTATGCGGCCGTTTGTGATTTTCCCTGATTCAACAGCGTCAATAATAGCTTGGAGGTTCGTCCCACCGCCTGAAACCAGTACGCCGATGTTGACCACACCGTTGGTACCCATCCGTTACTTAACAACCACTTCGGATTTACCCTTAACCACTTCACCGATATACCGCGCAGCGGGCATTAACTTCTTTATTCTTGCAGCATTCTTAACATCGGCAACTATCACTAACCCGATACCCATGTTAAGAGTACGATACATTTCGTGTTCCGGTACGTTACCGCGTTTTTGTATTACTTCAAATATCCTTGGTATTTCCCACGACTTTTTGTGGATAACGATCCCGCAGTTTTTGGGTAATACCCGCGGAATATTGTCGTAGAACCCGCCACCGGTAATATGCGCCATCCCTTTAATCTTCACACCTTTTGCGAGTAAAGAGAGGATATCTTTTACATATATTTTAGTAGGCGCAAAAAGTTCTTTTGCGTATTTCTTAAGTTCACCGCGTTTATTAAACACTCTTCGGATAAGCGAGTACCCGTTTGAATGCGGGCCAGAGGAGGGCAGCCCCAAAACTGTATCCC
This window harbors:
- the purN gene encoding phosphoribosylglycinamide formyltransferase, with protein sequence MVNIGVLVSGGGTNLQAIIDAVESGKITNGRIVVVISNRSDAYALERASKHGIPAVFLERKKFGDNNEYHSAVKTELVNHDVGLVILAGYLLKLSSGFVKHFHGKILNIHPALLPKFGGKGMYGHYVHEAVLASGVKESGCTVHVVDSEYDHGKIVLQSKVPVLPGDTPETLAKRVLVEEHKILPEAVRMFTDGILCKLTSKIDPS
- the purM gene encoding phosphoribosylformylglycinamidine cyclo-ligase, with protein sequence LDYYACGKLDVDTAEKVVKGIVNGCRQAGCALLGGETAEMPGFYPVGEYDIAGFVVGIVDREKVIDGSTIKPGDTVLGLPSSGPHSNGYSLIRRVFNKRGELKKYAKELFAPTKIYVKDILSLLAKGVKIKGMAHITGGGFYDNIPRVLPKNCGIVIHKKSWEIPRIFEVIQKRGNVPEHEMYRTLNMGIGLVIVADVKNAARIKKLMPAARYIGEVVKGKSEVVVK